In the genome of candidate division KSB1 bacterium, one region contains:
- a CDS encoding molybdopterin-dependent oxidoreductase, producing MQRRDFIKTIGVASTATIATSCGLNDNSNKLIPYLVPPDEEILPGMAIYRSSSCTECSAGCGISAKIREKLVNNKHIRVPIKLEGIDNHPVNDGALCIRGQASIMRLYHPKRIQTPLIKDENGNFVESTWEDAFAIISREIDSTELSNKKNVYLSRRRTGSLTELVDSFCRRMGIEKLPEYEFYSHANIREANKILFNLDEIPYYRIEDSDFLICIGADLFETFVSPVSFAKQFSRAKKTGNFEFYQVEPHVSTTGYRANHRLTVKPESEVYLLAYLLRNLGNNNKNRIATSILNALPNLSLEETAEKTGLTADQISTLTQKLGDAKNPLIIAGGVSTSSKNGLHVALIAGLIQWASGMIGARVDFSRSENYSGVGTLKDIENLTSRMSKDEIGVLFLSDVDPIQSLPAGIAFKENLKKAKFKVAFALLRNDTVNECDVVLPLSHSLESWGDTETRKGITNVIQPAIEPLYNTLSEGDILLQLMLRKIGVSEEPTFREYVLKKWRRKFNQAEIKELLSIGFIEENVNTKRVRLNTNAAIASIRRSDLSEPVTGSVLFVTPSLRTYDGRSRDLPLIEEIPDPLSAVSYGRWISYPYKAGKSINLTDRDEIQISTSDWQSKLPIKLQPGLSDNILMVQRDLVGDVPLQITETGDYVCYVENITVEETGATIAFPILSGQSLDHEIAAKRYNLHGGKKEHSPDEYKEENKGDGEAPSMYEAHVHKNYRWAMAIDLDLCTGCNACVAACYIENNIPIVGAVEHLKGREMSWIRIETKYSQDDDATFQPMLCQHCGNAPCEPVCPVYATYHNEDGLNAQVYNRCVGTRYCANNCTYKVRRFNWFDPVWEAPLDLMLNPDIFNRTKGIMEKCTFCVQRIRTAKDLAKDDDRKVADGEVRTACEQTCPANAIVFGNLLDSESQVAKLAADGRGFVELEDLNTKPAVTYLRKSES from the coding sequence ATGCAAAGAAGGGATTTCATCAAAACTATAGGCGTTGCTTCCACTGCAACTATTGCGACGTCGTGCGGTCTGAATGATAATTCAAATAAATTGATCCCTTACCTGGTACCCCCTGATGAAGAAATTTTACCGGGAATGGCAATTTATAGAAGTAGTAGCTGTACGGAATGTTCGGCTGGATGTGGTATTTCAGCGAAAATTAGAGAGAAATTAGTCAATAACAAACACATTCGGGTTCCGATAAAATTAGAAGGCATCGATAACCATCCTGTAAACGATGGCGCATTATGCATCCGTGGGCAAGCCTCAATTATGAGGTTATACCATCCGAAACGGATTCAAACACCATTAATCAAAGATGAAAATGGAAACTTTGTTGAATCGACATGGGAAGATGCATTTGCCATAATCTCGAGAGAAATAGACTCTACAGAATTAAGCAACAAAAAAAATGTTTATCTTTCCAGGCGAAGAACCGGATCTCTTACGGAGCTGGTTGACAGCTTTTGCCGGAGAATGGGAATTGAGAAGCTTCCTGAATATGAATTCTATTCACATGCTAATATAAGAGAAGCCAATAAGATTCTCTTTAACCTGGATGAAATTCCATACTATCGTATTGAAGATTCTGATTTTCTAATATGCATTGGCGCAGATCTTTTCGAGACCTTCGTTTCCCCGGTTTCGTTTGCAAAACAATTCTCTCGTGCAAAAAAAACAGGGAATTTTGAATTTTATCAAGTTGAACCACATGTAAGCACAACAGGTTATCGGGCAAACCACCGGCTTACTGTCAAACCTGAAAGTGAAGTTTATTTACTGGCTTACTTACTAAGAAACCTCGGAAATAATAATAAAAACAGAATTGCAACTTCGATTTTAAATGCGCTTCCAAATTTATCCCTTGAAGAAACAGCCGAAAAGACCGGATTGACCGCCGATCAAATCAGTACTCTTACTCAAAAATTAGGCGATGCAAAAAATCCCCTAATAATTGCCGGTGGTGTTTCGACCAGCAGTAAGAACGGCCTGCATGTAGCTCTCATCGCGGGACTTATCCAATGGGCCTCCGGAATGATTGGCGCAAGAGTTGATTTTTCTCGGAGTGAGAATTACTCCGGAGTTGGAACACTGAAAGATATAGAGAATCTTACTTCCAGAATGAGTAAAGATGAAATTGGTGTACTCTTTCTTTCTGATGTAGACCCGATTCAGTCATTACCTGCCGGTATCGCTTTTAAGGAGAATCTAAAGAAAGCGAAATTTAAAGTAGCTTTTGCTCTTTTGCGCAATGACACAGTCAATGAATGCGATGTTGTGCTTCCGTTATCACATTCCTTGGAATCCTGGGGAGATACGGAAACACGAAAAGGAATTACGAATGTGATTCAGCCGGCTATCGAACCGTTGTATAACACGCTTTCAGAAGGTGATATTTTACTGCAATTGATGCTGCGAAAAATTGGGGTTTCGGAAGAACCGACTTTCCGGGAATATGTTTTAAAGAAATGGCGCCGGAAATTTAACCAGGCTGAAATTAAAGAGCTATTAAGTATTGGTTTCATCGAAGAAAACGTAAATACAAAACGAGTTCGACTAAACACAAATGCAGCTATTGCATCTATTAGGCGATCCGATTTATCTGAACCTGTTACCGGATCCGTGTTATTTGTGACGCCTTCTCTCAGAACTTATGATGGCCGCAGTCGTGATCTTCCGTTAATTGAAGAAATACCAGACCCTCTCAGTGCAGTTTCTTATGGACGATGGATTTCCTATCCATATAAAGCTGGCAAATCGATAAATCTAACGGATAGAGATGAAATCCAAATCAGTACTAGTGATTGGCAGTCTAAGCTACCGATTAAGCTCCAACCAGGGCTTAGCGACAATATTTTGATGGTTCAGCGAGACCTCGTAGGAGATGTACCTTTACAAATTACCGAAACGGGGGATTATGTTTGTTATGTTGAGAATATAACCGTTGAGGAAACAGGAGCTACCATTGCGTTCCCAATTCTGTCTGGTCAATCGTTAGATCACGAGATTGCTGCAAAACGCTACAATTTGCATGGTGGAAAAAAAGAACATAGCCCGGATGAGTATAAAGAAGAGAATAAGGGGGACGGTGAAGCGCCCTCAATGTATGAAGCTCATGTCCATAAAAATTATCGCTGGGCCATGGCTATTGATCTGGACCTTTGTACAGGGTGCAACGCTTGTGTTGCTGCGTGCTATATTGAAAATAATATTCCTATTGTTGGCGCTGTTGAACATCTAAAGGGTCGCGAAATGTCCTGGATAAGAATTGAAACAAAATATAGCCAGGATGATGATGCAACCTTTCAACCGATGTTATGCCAGCATTGTGGCAATGCCCCCTGTGAGCCTGTTTGTCCTGTTTATGCCACTTATCATAATGAGGATGGCCTGAACGCCCAGGTTTACAATCGTTGTGTAGGAACAAGATATTGTGCCAATAACTGTACATACAAGGTTCGAAGATTCAATTGGTTCGATCCGGTCTGGGAAGCACCCCTCGATCTGATGTTAAATCCTGATATTTTCAATCGGACCAAGGGAATCAT